The following coding sequences lie in one Thermodesulforhabdaceae bacterium genomic window:
- a CDS encoding TlpA disulfide reductase family protein: MTRGKILAFIVGLIVGIFSLMWFTTPRFQEIDLGKKLLHEGDPAPDFSLPSILDGRTVSLSDFRNSKTVLIYFWATWCPSCLEVRPAVKAIKERVSNDRLEVIAINIGAGDTPESIRKFERLHPLNVPVLFDKEGKVSLTYGVRGVPFFVIINPEGKITYQGHELPQEIERYLM; the protein is encoded by the coding sequence ATGACTAGAGGTAAAATATTGGCTTTTATAGTTGGCTTGATTGTTGGTATTTTTAGCCTGATGTGGTTTACTACACCAAGGTTTCAGGAAATTGACCTTGGCAAAAAGCTTCTTCACGAAGGCGACCCTGCCCCCGATTTTTCCTTGCCATCGATTTTAGATGGTAGAACAGTCTCATTGTCAGATTTTCGAAATTCAAAGACCGTTCTAATATATTTTTGGGCTACCTGGTGCCCCTCATGTCTTGAAGTTCGACCGGCAGTAAAGGCTATTAAAGAAAGGGTGTCAAATGATAGGCTTGAAGTGATCGCCATAAATATTGGAGCTGGGGATACGCCTGAATCTATACGTAAATTTGAGCGACTTCACCCTCTGAATGTGCCCGTCCTTTTTGATAAAGAAGGAAAGGTGAGCCTGACCTACGGTGTGCGAGGTGTGCCGTTCTTTGTTATCATAAATCCAGAGGGTAAAATTACTTATCAAGGGCATGAACTGCCCCAGGAAATCGAAAGGTATCTGATGTGA
- the glgC gene encoding glucose-1-phosphate adenylyltransferase, protein MKDVIAVIMAGGRGERLRPLTEDRCKPAVPFGGIYRLIDIPLSNCVNSGIYRILVFPQYKSQSLVEHLEDGWSHLFSRPFGHYMRIVAPQQRFGERWYMGTADSVRQNISLISRERSEHVLILSGDHVYKMDYAAFRAYHEEKEADITIGLFEVPRDSGREFGIAQVDDDFRIIDFEEKPADPKPIPDDPEHALASMGIYIFRFSILEKLLTESDAEDFGKHIIPQAIHRFRVYAYPYRRLNSIKDYVYQVDPADGTRRLVLVDRTRDSAYWRDVGTLDAYWNANMDLTGIEPFFNLYGQLWPIRTFYKPYPPVKFVFSERNQFPQRLGAAFDSIVSPGCIISGGIVRSSVLSYNVFVHSYAEVDESVILDNVEIGRYCRIKKAIIDKDNKIPPGTQIGINPLEDRERFHVTQRGIVVVPRGYFR, encoded by the coding sequence ATGAAGGACGTTATCGCTGTTATCATGGCAGGAGGACGAGGTGAGCGGCTGAGGCCTCTTACAGAAGACCGCTGCAAACCCGCTGTTCCTTTCGGTGGAATCTATCGTTTGATAGATATTCCGCTCAGTAATTGTGTAAATTCAGGCATTTACAGAATTCTTGTCTTTCCTCAATACAAATCCCAATCACTTGTGGAGCACCTTGAAGATGGTTGGAGCCATCTTTTTTCCAGGCCTTTTGGTCATTACATGAGAATAGTAGCTCCCCAACAACGTTTTGGCGAACGATGGTATATGGGCACGGCAGATTCTGTTCGCCAGAATATATCGCTTATCAGTAGAGAAAGATCGGAACATGTTTTGATCCTTTCCGGTGATCATGTCTATAAGATGGATTATGCGGCATTTCGAGCTTATCACGAAGAAAAAGAAGCAGATATTACTATTGGGCTTTTTGAAGTGCCGAGAGATTCGGGCCGCGAATTTGGTATTGCTCAAGTTGACGATGACTTTCGAATTATAGACTTTGAAGAAAAGCCGGCAGATCCAAAGCCCATCCCTGATGATCCGGAGCACGCTCTGGCATCAATGGGAATATATATTTTCCGATTTTCGATTTTAGAAAAGCTTTTGACAGAATCAGACGCTGAAGACTTCGGAAAACATATTATTCCGCAGGCTATTCATCGGTTTAGAGTTTATGCCTATCCCTATCGTCGCTTGAATAGTATCAAAGATTATGTCTATCAGGTAGATCCTGCCGATGGCACAAGGCGTTTGGTGCTTGTGGATAGAACTAGAGATTCGGCTTACTGGCGCGATGTGGGCACCCTGGATGCTTACTGGAATGCCAACATGGATCTTACCGGCATCGAACCCTTTTTCAATCTTTACGGACAACTTTGGCCTATCAGAACTTTCTATAAACCCTACCCACCGGTAAAGTTTGTCTTCAGTGAGCGCAATCAGTTTCCCCAGAGGCTTGGAGCGGCCTTTGACTCGATAGTTTCTCCTGGATGCATCATAAGCGGAGGTATCGTTCGTTCTTCGGTTCTGTCATACAACGTTTTTGTGCACAGCTATGCAGAGGTTGATGAGTCGGTCATTCTCGACAACGTGGAAATAGGGCGATACTGCCGAATAAAAAAAGCTATCATAGATAAAGACAACAAAATACCACCGGGAACACAAATTGGCATAAATCCACTTGAAGACAGAGAGAGATTTCATGTAACTCAACGTGGAATTGTGGTGGTTCCCAGGGGGTATTTCCGTTGA
- a CDS encoding YggT family protein, giving the protein MFVASRLIEGLAVVIQIVLNVYFWIIIIRALLSWVNPDPYNPIVRTLYSITDPLLNAIRRRVPLSVGPVDLTPLILILVIYFLQVFLVGTLHDLAWKLR; this is encoded by the coding sequence ATGTTTGTTGCTAGCAGGTTGATTGAAGGACTTGCGGTGGTTATTCAGATTGTGCTGAATGTTTATTTTTGGATCATCATAATCCGGGCGCTCCTTTCGTGGGTAAATCCAGATCCTTACAACCCCATTGTGAGAACTCTTTACAGTATTACTGACCCTTTATTAAACGCTATCAGACGTAGAGTTCCCTTATCAGTAGGTCCAGTAGATCTTACACCGCTTATTCTTATTCTTGTGATCTACTTTCTCCAGGTGTTTCTTGTGGGAACTCTGCACGATCTTGCCTGGAAGCTAAGATAA
- the rlmB gene encoding 23S rRNA (guanosine(2251)-2'-O)-methyltransferase RlmB produces MWISGVHVVKEVLSKKPHLAIEVVFCRKDSAVMEIVDQARVCGLAVKELSRADLNQIVGYRQHQGIALKIKAFPYADFDDLLDQPPENISPLVLLDEIEDPQNFGSILRSAAFFGSGGIIIPEHRSVSVTDAVSRVSAGAISMVSVVRVPNLVRAMKALSDRGFTIVGLDAHAELSIYDSELLHPVALVVGNEHRGMRRLVREHCHRIVKIPARGEMESLNAAVATAVALAEVLRQNS; encoded by the coding sequence ATGTGGATTTCTGGAGTGCATGTTGTTAAAGAAGTGCTTAGCAAAAAGCCCCATCTGGCTATTGAGGTTGTCTTTTGCCGCAAGGACAGCGCGGTAATGGAGATTGTTGATCAAGCCAGAGTTTGCGGACTTGCTGTAAAAGAACTGAGCCGCGCGGATCTAAATCAAATTGTTGGTTATCGACAACACCAAGGAATTGCTTTGAAAATTAAAGCTTTTCCTTATGCGGATTTTGATGATTTGCTGGATCAGCCGCCTGAAAATATTTCCCCTCTTGTGCTGCTAGATGAAATTGAAGATCCTCAAAACTTCGGGTCTATCCTTAGAAGTGCCGCTTTTTTTGGCTCTGGTGGAATCATCATCCCAGAGCATAGATCTGTTTCGGTTACAGATGCGGTAAGCCGGGTTTCAGCAGGGGCCATCTCTATGGTTTCTGTTGTAAGAGTCCCCAATCTTGTTCGTGCCATGAAAGCTCTTTCAGACAGAGGATTTACTATTGTTGGGCTGGATGCTCACGCCGAGCTTTCAATATATGATTCTGAACTCCTCCATCCTGTTGCTCTTGTCGTGGGAAATGAACATCGAGGCATGAGACGACTCGTAAGAGAACACTGTCATCGCATTGTAAAGATTCCAGCTAGAGGTGAAATGGAATCTCTAAATGCCGCAGTTGCAACGGCTGTGGCTCTGGCTGAAGTGCTTCGCCAGAATTCCTGA
- a CDS encoding Trm112 family protein codes for MSISKELLEILACPKCKSSVELDENRQGLICKSCKLLYEIRDGIPIMLIDEAKPISE; via the coding sequence ATGAGCATTTCAAAAGAACTTTTAGAAATTTTAGCTTGTCCTAAGTGTAAATCTTCCGTCGAATTAGATGAAAACCGACAGGGGCTTATTTGCAAATCCTGTAAGCTTCTCTATGAAATAAGAGATGGTATCCCCATTATGCTGATAGACGAAGCAAAGCCCATTTCTGAGTAG
- the gmk gene encoding guanylate kinase: protein MEQRGSLFIVSAPSGAGKTTILKEVRLRLPDLKFSISYTTRPPRYGEEHGKDYFFVSREEFLKGIEDSRFVEWAYVHGNYYGTDRNMIENWIANGQDVILDIDVQGAREIKCQYPQSVTVFILPPSWRELERRLRLRGTDSSDVIERRLQNAVKEIEESFWYDYLIVNDEVSKAASQLMAIITSFRCRTSRQFGFLKRIFSDLKDYSSNVKGSSP, encoded by the coding sequence ATGGAGCAGAGAGGATCTCTTTTCATCGTTTCGGCTCCATCTGGTGCCGGTAAAACCACCATTTTAAAGGAAGTCCGCCTTAGACTTCCCGATCTTAAATTTTCGATCTCATACACCACTCGCCCGCCTCGTTATGGAGAGGAACACGGTAAGGATTATTTTTTCGTTTCCAGAGAAGAATTCCTTAAGGGTATTGAAGACAGTCGCTTTGTCGAATGGGCTTACGTCCACGGAAACTATTATGGAACCGACAGAAACATGATTGAAAACTGGATCGCTAATGGTCAGGATGTGATCCTGGATATAGATGTTCAGGGAGCACGTGAAATCAAATGCCAATATCCCCAGTCGGTCACTGTCTTTATTTTACCGCCATCGTGGCGCGAACTGGAAAGAAGACTTCGCCTTAGGGGCACCGACTCTTCGGATGTGATTGAAAGGCGCCTTCAGAATGCGGTAAAGGAAATCGAAGAATCTTTCTGGTATGATTATCTAATAGTAAACGACGAAGTGTCGAAGGCGGCAAGCCAGCTTATGGCTATTATTACATCTTTCAGATGCCGCACCAGCAGACAGTTTGGTTTCCTAAAACGTATTTTTTCTGACCTTAAAGATTACTCCAGTAACGTCAAAGGATCTTCTCCCTAG
- a CDS encoding SurA N-terminal domain-containing protein — translation MRTKFFFFAVFFVVFFSVASVGRSFAENVDRIVAVVNDDIILYSDVRKKVKEIKDKIRSALPVPESELERQILDQMVEEKLIQQEMKRLKINVDDQSVERAIEKIKKDQGLTDDQFFAMIQKEGFTLEEFKKTIRKELERATLIEKVFQSKTIITDADIDQYVKKHPEESVPRAKLSVIFIPKNSGISGEELLKRIKSGADFYELAKKYSKGPNASEGGRVGWVNVRDLAGKLQEVVINLPPGQISPVLSSDAGDFIVKVEEKTVESVALNPSDPKEREKIRRMLMQREIETKFKDWMKNLREKAYIRVSL, via the coding sequence ATGAGAACAAAGTTTTTCTTCTTTGCTGTATTTTTTGTTGTGTTTTTTTCAGTGGCATCGGTTGGGAGAAGTTTTGCTGAAAATGTTGACCGCATCGTTGCGGTTGTAAATGATGATATCATTCTTTACAGTGACGTTCGGAAAAAGGTGAAAGAGATCAAGGATAAAATTCGTTCTGCTCTTCCTGTTCCTGAATCTGAACTGGAACGCCAGATACTGGATCAGATGGTCGAAGAAAAGCTGATACAGCAGGAGATGAAAAGGTTGAAAATCAATGTAGATGATCAGAGTGTAGAAAGAGCTATAGAAAAAATTAAGAAAGATCAGGGACTTACGGATGACCAGTTTTTTGCCATGATTCAGAAGGAAGGGTTTACACTGGAGGAGTTTAAGAAGACTATTCGAAAGGAACTTGAGAGGGCTACCCTGATTGAAAAGGTCTTTCAGTCTAAAACGATAATAACCGACGCTGACATAGATCAGTATGTAAAAAAGCATCCTGAAGAATCCGTTCCAAGAGCTAAACTGTCGGTTATCTTTATTCCAAAAAACTCTGGAATATCGGGAGAAGAACTGTTGAAGAGAATAAAATCGGGAGCGGATTTTTACGAGCTAGCTAAAAAATATTCTAAAGGTCCTAATGCATCTGAAGGTGGAAGGGTAGGCTGGGTAAATGTTAGAGATCTTGCCGGGAAACTCCAAGAAGTGGTTATAAATCTTCCACCGGGGCAGATTTCTCCTGTCCTTTCTTCCGATGCTGGCGATTTTATCGTAAAGGTTGAAGAAAAGACGGTTGAAAGTGTAGCGCTTAATCCTTCGGATCCTAAGGAGCGAGAAAAGATCCGTAGAATGCTTATGCAAAGAGAAATAGAAACAAAATTCAAAGATTGGATGAAGAACTTGAGGGAAAAGGCTTACATAAGAGTTTCTCTCTAA
- a CDS encoding YicC/YloC family endoribonuclease, producing the protein MIVSMTGISRHNVSEEGYIVTCEVKSLNSKYLDLNVKLPRKVNICEEEIRSLVRSKCRRGRIDLFVNVEAVEKPRNIPSIDPNAFRMYWNELVFLSKIIPDLQHPTISDVLSIPYIFSAPTMESLEDLEKEEKLLCSIVLKACEEALEKLGAMKRREGELLEAVCQKHLSIIESILNSIESRKSEVLLAMRDRMRERVSQLLADLSVKVDEHLILQEIAILADRTDISEELARLRAHVNHFRTIAFSNSTPADGKQLDFIVQEMHREANTIGSKSADLAISEFVVTLKTEIAKLREQVQNIE; encoded by the coding sequence ATGATTGTAAGCATGACCGGTATTAGTCGCCATAATGTGTCTGAAGAAGGCTATATTGTGACTTGCGAAGTTAAGTCCCTTAACAGCAAGTATCTTGATTTGAATGTGAAGCTTCCGCGAAAGGTGAACATCTGCGAAGAAGAAATTAGGTCTCTAGTTCGATCAAAGTGCCGAAGAGGAAGAATAGACCTCTTTGTTAACGTTGAAGCCGTTGAAAAACCTAGAAATATACCTTCTATCGATCCTAACGCTTTTCGCATGTATTGGAACGAACTTGTCTTTCTGTCCAAGATAATCCCTGATCTTCAGCATCCAACTATTAGCGATGTGTTATCAATACCTTACATTTTTAGTGCCCCCACGATGGAATCCCTTGAAGATTTGGAAAAGGAGGAAAAGCTTCTATGTTCAATCGTTCTGAAAGCTTGTGAAGAAGCCTTGGAAAAGCTTGGGGCAATGAAACGACGCGAAGGTGAACTACTTGAAGCTGTTTGCCAAAAACATCTTAGCATAATTGAATCTATTCTGAACAGTATAGAATCCAGAAAAAGCGAAGTCTTGCTGGCTATGAGAGATCGCATGAGAGAGCGAGTATCTCAACTTCTTGCTGATTTATCCGTTAAAGTTGATGAACATCTCATTCTTCAGGAGATTGCGATCCTTGCCGATAGAACGGATATTTCCGAAGAACTTGCGCGGCTTCGGGCTCATGTTAACCATTTTCGCACTATCGCATTTTCCAATTCAACTCCAGCAGACGGTAAACAACTGGATTTTATCGTCCAGGAGATGCATCGTGAAGCCAATACCATAGGATCTAAATCGGCTGATCTTGCTATTTCAGAATTTGTTGTGACATTAAAAACAGAAATTGCAAAATTGAGAGAACAGGTTCAAAATATTGAATGA
- a CDS encoding bacteriohemerythrin, producing the protein MPIVRWDDSFSVGIAEIDAQHKRLVEMINELYDAMRQRKGKDVLSEILDGMMSYAAVHFATEEKYFVQYFYPETESHRKEHRDFKKKADEFKKRFESNEIGVAGEVVDFLATWLKSHIKGSDKKYGPFLNEKGLR; encoded by the coding sequence ATGCCTATTGTTCGCTGGGATGACAGCTTTAGCGTGGGGATTGCTGAAATAGATGCTCAGCATAAGCGACTTGTTGAGATGATTAACGAACTATACGATGCTATGCGGCAGAGAAAAGGAAAAGATGTTCTTTCCGAAATTCTTGATGGAATGATGAGTTATGCGGCGGTGCATTTTGCTACCGAAGAAAAATATTTTGTGCAGTATTTTTATCCCGAAACTGAAAGTCATAGAAAAGAGCATAGAGATTTCAAGAAGAAAGCTGATGAATTCAAGAAACGATTTGAATCGAACGAAATTGGGGTTGCCGGCGAAGTGGTAGATTTTCTGGCTACGTGGTTGAAAAGTCACATAAAAGGATCAGACAAAAAATATGGTCCTTTCCTGAACGAAAAAGGCCTTCGGTAG
- the recO gene encoding DNA repair protein RecO: MLADATKLISEKPTAIIITVKQLGEADLLVFFLDQLGVLRRAVAKNARRSMKRFLNCLEPLSVVSLSYEQGRSGVFLKEAQLQEGFYVFREDPIIMGLGKLIEELLMAFLPENDPHEESFNLTMRALNNISVRKMDPLLVIVLWILRLMTLTGYAPLFDRCDLCGVSLDKKKRWVWQLEPLRCVCADHYLTGSFKWEWDVEVLMFLRSVRTLPLDRIWRLRLSSTKLMALFRNICCWCETILQAEIKSYRWLERLMTK, translated from the coding sequence ATGCTCGCTGATGCCACCAAACTAATTTCGGAAAAACCGACAGCCATAATAATTACTGTTAAGCAACTGGGAGAAGCAGATCTTCTGGTCTTTTTTCTGGATCAGCTTGGAGTCCTTCGGCGTGCTGTTGCAAAAAACGCTCGCAGAAGCATGAAACGGTTCCTTAACTGTCTAGAACCGCTCAGCGTAGTTAGTCTTTCCTATGAGCAAGGACGCTCAGGTGTTTTTCTTAAAGAGGCTCAGCTTCAGGAAGGATTTTATGTTTTCAGAGAAGACCCCATAATTATGGGGTTGGGCAAGCTTATAGAAGAACTTCTTATGGCTTTCCTTCCAGAAAATGATCCTCACGAAGAAAGTTTTAATCTTACGATGCGGGCTCTAAACAATATCTCGGTACGAAAGATGGATCCCTTGCTTGTTATAGTCTTATGGATTCTTCGTCTAATGACCCTTACAGGTTATGCCCCTTTGTTCGATCGTTGTGATCTTTGTGGAGTAAGCCTGGACAAGAAAAAACGCTGGGTATGGCAGTTGGAACCTCTTCGTTGTGTCTGCGCTGATCATTATCTTACAGGGAGTTTTAAATGGGAGTGGGATGTGGAAGTGTTAATGTTTCTTCGATCCGTTAGAACTCTACCACTTGATCGAATATGGAGGTTACGACTTTCTTCAACAAAGCTAATGGCTCTTTTCAGAAATATCTGTTGCTGGTGCGAAACTATTCTGCAGGCGGAAATTAAGAGTTATCGTTGGTTGGAACGACTGATGACAAAATAA
- a CDS encoding cytochrome c biogenesis protein CcdA, giving the protein MDWGLIQLQNWFMNWSVAALAVAFGGGIIASFTPCIYPVLPIVVSYLGYQSAKRGRRVFILAFIYVMGLASTYGMLGVVAILSGKVFGFWAGSKWLYIFVGNVCLVAAFVMLEWIKLPNFFNRSLVSVSSREGLSGAFFMGAASALVMGPCTTPIFGAVLSAATVSENPLQGMLIIFSFSLGIGLPILVFGTFTGFMASLPKSGPWLVKVQKICGIVMLALAQYFFVKAGTLW; this is encoded by the coding sequence ATGGACTGGGGGTTAATCCAGCTTCAGAACTGGTTTATGAACTGGTCGGTTGCCGCTTTAGCTGTAGCCTTTGGCGGGGGAATTATCGCCAGCTTTACTCCATGCATATATCCGGTCCTTCCGATTGTTGTTTCCTATTTGGGATATCAGTCGGCCAAGAGAGGCAGGAGAGTCTTTATACTTGCCTTTATTTACGTTATGGGACTTGCTAGTACCTACGGGATGCTCGGTGTTGTGGCGATCCTTTCTGGGAAAGTTTTCGGGTTTTGGGCAGGAAGCAAATGGCTTTACATATTTGTAGGAAATGTGTGCCTCGTTGCCGCCTTTGTAATGCTTGAATGGATTAAGCTTCCGAACTTTTTCAACCGATCTTTAGTGTCTGTTTCGTCCAGAGAAGGATTGTCGGGAGCTTTCTTTATGGGGGCGGCATCTGCCCTTGTGATGGGACCATGCACTACCCCAATTTTCGGAGCCGTCCTGTCTGCTGCGACGGTGAGTGAAAATCCATTACAAGGGATGTTAATCATTTTTAGTTTTTCTCTGGGTATTGGGTTACCCATACTTGTATTCGGAACATTTACGGGGTTTATGGCGTCTTTGCCAAAGTCGGGACCCTGGCTTGTTAAGGTGCAAAAAATATGTGGAATTGTTATGCTTGCTCTCGCCCAATACTTTTTCGTAAAAGCTGGAACACTCTGGTAA
- the rfaE1 gene encoding D-glycero-beta-D-manno-heptose-7-phosphate kinase has product MLKIRRKLLDSLDRFSSAKVLVIGDVMLDVFLWGTVNRISPEAPVPVVDIKRETYHLGGAANVAHNISALGGRAFLCGRIGNDSSGKELLNLLKEKDIDASGVFVCPESITTVKTRVIAHSQQVVRFDREVRTPLKDRILAQVVNFLESVEKPDLIIVSDYAKGVITDVLMDKVKIISKQMNIPLVVDPKVSNKHLYRGVTVLTPNQSEAVQMAGYSATNSEADLATVASAIIKELECKFLLVTRGSEGMTLFDDDCKPIHIPACARKVFDVTGAGDTVVALLALGMVAGLSIHEAAYLANVAAGFVVGEVGTAVITPQQLRALLNDDQLEFRYERP; this is encoded by the coding sequence ATGTTGAAGATTCGCAGAAAACTTCTTGATAGTCTGGACAGGTTTTCGTCGGCCAAAGTTTTAGTTATCGGTGACGTTATGCTGGATGTGTTCCTCTGGGGAACAGTTAATAGAATTTCTCCAGAAGCTCCGGTTCCTGTGGTTGACATAAAACGGGAAACTTACCATCTGGGCGGAGCCGCTAATGTGGCTCATAATATATCGGCTCTTGGGGGAAGAGCTTTTCTCTGTGGAAGAATTGGTAACGATTCATCGGGAAAAGAGTTACTAAACCTACTTAAAGAAAAAGATATTGATGCGTCGGGTGTTTTTGTGTGTCCCGAATCTATTACGACGGTAAAAACGAGAGTTATCGCTCATAGTCAGCAGGTTGTCCGGTTTGATCGAGAAGTAAGAACGCCCTTGAAAGACAGAATACTGGCTCAGGTAGTTAATTTTCTCGAATCGGTTGAAAAGCCTGATTTGATTATCGTCTCAGATTATGCCAAGGGCGTTATTACGGATGTTCTCATGGATAAAGTTAAGATTATATCTAAACAGATGAATATACCTTTGGTTGTGGATCCCAAGGTCTCGAACAAACATCTTTACCGTGGTGTTACTGTCCTCACGCCAAACCAGAGCGAAGCTGTTCAAATGGCTGGTTACAGCGCTACTAATTCAGAAGCGGATCTTGCCACCGTCGCTTCTGCTATCATAAAAGAGCTGGAGTGTAAGTTTTTGCTAGTAACTAGGGGTTCCGAGGGAATGACTTTGTTTGATGATGACTGCAAGCCTATTCATATTCCGGCATGCGCAAGGAAGGTGTTTGACGTTACAGGCGCCGGGGACACCGTTGTTGCTCTGCTGGCTCTCGGTATGGTTGCTGGACTGTCAATCCATGAAGCCGCTTATCTTGCTAATGTAGCCGCAGGGTTTGTGGTTGGCGAAGTGGGAACAGCCGTCATAACTCCCCAACAGCTAAGAGCGCTTCTTAACGACGATCAACTCGAGTTCCGCTATGAGCGTCCCTAA
- a CDS encoding RodZ domain-containing protein, which yields MTEEQNLSSPKDIGAYLKRCREEKGISLLYISETTKISPQLLRAIEEGQWEKLYSSFFLINFLKAYCKVIGEPYEPIVRFGKRFFLPIEKQKAERYKSLLVQRAPIFPNRGKVMFYLSVVAISLLMLVGGLFLSNRTNEVKQIQMSEKVENPVDVPQEVVKVLKDHSPVRNSSESKDSGTSIQEPEKTQLASSASGKQQGTSLTTSAPLVNIAGIDPKQKAVEAGVSLNVHRLVIEATDETWVKVWIDNNDTPVSRLLADSERIEFEVKERAKVKIGNAAAARIIWDDKTYEKLGKKGRTIIVNLPKIPKSSEKHAR from the coding sequence ATGACAGAGGAACAAAATTTGAGTTCGCCAAAGGATATTGGGGCGTATCTTAAAAGATGCCGGGAAGAAAAGGGCATATCGCTTTTATATATTTCAGAAACAACGAAAATTTCTCCCCAGCTTCTTAGAGCTATCGAAGAAGGGCAGTGGGAGAAGCTTTATTCATCTTTTTTCCTGATTAATTTTCTAAAGGCTTATTGCAAGGTAATAGGGGAGCCTTATGAACCGATTGTTAGGTTTGGGAAAAGGTTTTTTCTACCTATAGAAAAACAAAAAGCAGAGCGATACAAAAGTCTCCTTGTTCAACGGGCACCTATTTTCCCTAACCGTGGAAAGGTTATGTTTTACCTTTCGGTCGTTGCCATTTCGCTCCTTATGCTTGTGGGGGGACTTTTTCTCTCAAACAGGACCAATGAAGTAAAACAGATCCAAATGTCCGAAAAAGTTGAAAATCCGGTCGATGTGCCCCAAGAAGTTGTAAAAGTTTTAAAAGATCATTCCCCTGTGAGGAACTCTTCGGAATCAAAGGATTCTGGAACCAGCATTCAAGAGCCGGAAAAAACCCAGTTAGCTTCTTCTGCATCGGGAAAACAGCAAGGAACTTCTCTTACAACTTCCGCCCCACTTGTAAATATTGCTGGAATAGACCCTAAGCAGAAGGCTGTTGAAGCTGGAGTGTCTTTGAACGTCCATAGGCTGGTTATAGAAGCCACAGATGAAACCTGGGTTAAGGTGTGGATAGATAATAACGATACTCCCGTCAGCAGGCTTTTGGCTGACAGCGAAAGAATTGAATTTGAAGTTAAGGAACGAGCGAAAGTAAAAATAGGTAATGCTGCCGCAGCCAGAATTATCTGGGATGATAAGACTTACGAAAAACTTGGAAAGAAAGGACGAACTATAATAGTTAATCTTCCCAAAATACCGAAGTCTTCTGAAAAACATGCTCGCTGA
- a CDS encoding DUF370 domain-containing protein — translation MDIKLLNIGFGNSVVANRIIAIVSPASAPMKRLKEDAKQNNRLIDATMGRKTRAIIITDSNHVILCGVQPETIAQRLMAEHDVKEISLISAGSGGRKSHDTDMDEE, via the coding sequence ATGGATATTAAATTGCTTAATATAGGGTTTGGTAACTCCGTTGTGGCAAATCGGATAATTGCTATTGTCTCTCCGGCGTCGGCGCCGATGAAAAGGCTAAAAGAAGACGCTAAGCAAAACAATCGACTCATTGATGCCACCATGGGAAGAAAAACGAGAGCCATAATCATCACTGATAGTAACCATGTCATTCTTTGTGGAGTTCAGCCAGAAACCATTGCACAGAGACTTATGGCAGAACACGACGTTAAAGAAATTAGCCTTATTTCTGCCGGATCAGGTGGTAGAAAGTCGCATGATACGGATATGGACGAGGAGTGA
- a CDS encoding DUF4416 family protein → MSVPKPPLPSKLFVGLLFSDLQKAHEAVKKLCDRFGSLDLATCPRIFTESNYYEREMGQPIFRMFLSFQHLVDPQEIVEIKLFTNDLELSLARDGHRVVNIDPGLLSEERLILATGKNYTHRIYLRNGIYADLTLIYRRGAYQPLEWTYPDYKNPFLLHLLSILRRKLIASRKGTIPS, encoded by the coding sequence ATGAGCGTCCCTAAGCCGCCTCTCCCTTCAAAGCTTTTCGTAGGACTTCTTTTCTCTGATCTGCAAAAAGCCCATGAAGCCGTTAAAAAACTTTGTGATCGCTTTGGAAGTTTGGATCTAGCGACGTGCCCCAGGATCTTCACAGAAAGTAACTATTACGAGCGGGAAATGGGGCAGCCTATATTTAGAATGTTTCTGAGTTTTCAACATCTTGTGGATCCACAGGAGATTGTTGAAATCAAACTATTCACGAATGATCTGGAGCTTTCTCTGGCTCGAGATGGTCATCGAGTAGTTAATATCGATCCCGGGCTACTTTCTGAAGAACGTCTTATTCTTGCCACAGGGAAAAACTACACTCACAGAATTTACCTTAGAAACGGCATTTATGCCGACCTTACCCTTATATATCGGCGGGGAGCATACCAGCCTCTTGAATGGACTTACCCCGACTACAAAAATCCCTTTCTGCTTCATCTTTTGAGTATCCTGAGGCGTAAGCTTATTGCGTCGAGAAAAGGAACAATCCCTTCCTGA